The following coding sequences lie in one Mustelus asterias chromosome 8, sMusAst1.hap1.1, whole genome shotgun sequence genomic window:
- the LOC144497622 gene encoding tumor necrosis factor-like, with product MNCENKLLDPERGTEVMLRQSGSQRGCFWKSLCAVAVLGLLAVSTYLLLCQLRVLPSTQVSDSGEAQSLIFIQLCLRNTRSALSRLRRQVGDDPRGRIGAHLTASPISRGENVMWQNKADPTFSEGVEFRDNSLVIETPGQYFVYTQVVFNSVGCQDQTIYLNHKLDKLSSSYPEKALLLSATKSACHYGKHQDPWFKTSYQGAVFEFEEGDQIFSGVNKEVVDYVDTAQGKSFFGIFAV from the exons ATGAACTGCGAGAACAAGTTACTGGATCCTGAGAGAGGAACTGAGGTTATGCTCAGACAGTCCGGGTCCCAGAGGGGCTGTTTCTGGAAGTCTCTGTGTGCAGTCGCTGTCCTGGGCTTATTGGCTGTGTCTACCTACCTCTTGCTGTGTCAGCTCAGAGTTCTACCCTCCACACAGGTGAGTGACTCGGGGGAAGCGCAGAGTCTGATATTTATTCAGCTTTGTCTGAGAAACACTCGCTCTG CTTTGTCCCGTCTCAGGAGGCAGGTGGGAGACGACCCCAGAGGGAGAATCGGGGCTCACCTGACAG cttcaccaATCAGCCGGGGGGAGAACGTGATGTGGCAGAACAAGGCAGACCCCACCTTTTCCGAGGGCGTGGAGTTCAGGGACAACAGTCTGGTCATCGAGACCCCCGGTCAGTATTTCGTCTACACCCAGGTGGTCTTCAACAGTGTGGGCTGTCAGGATCAGACCATCTACCTGAACCACAAGCTGGACAAGCTCTCCTCAAGCTATCCAGAGAAGGCCTTGCTCCTGAGTGCCACCAAGTCCGCCTGTCACTACGGTAAACACCAAGACCCCTGGTTCAAGACCTCCTACCAAGGAGCCGTCTTCGAGTTTGAGGAGGGAGATCAGATCTTCTCCGGGGTCAACAAGGAGGTGGTGGACTATGTCGACACCGCCCAAGGGAAGAGTTTCTTTGGAATATTTGCCGTGTAG